ACCAAACACGGCGTCTTTTACGCTCAAACTCATCTGAGCTATATACTGGTTAGCGACAGTTAAATTCAGACCGTATTTACGAGCCTCTGAAAGAATGGTCGCAAACGAGTCAGTGGCAAAATTTTGAAATTCATCAACATATAGATAAAACGGCAAACGTTCGTCAAGTGACACATCGGCACGGCTCATAGCGGCCATCTGTATTTTTGTCACCAAAAGTGCTCCAAGTAAGCTGGCATTATCTTCACCAATTAGCCCGCGGCTTAAGTTCACTATGAGTATCTTACGCTCATCCATAATCTTACGAATACTAAAGCTACTTTTTGGCTGGCCGATGATATTACGTACAATCGGGTTAGCCGTAAAGGCTCCAACCTTATTAAGTACCGGAGCTACAGCTTCAGCGGCAAATTTATCGTTCCAACTAGCAAACTCTACCAGCCAAAAATTCCGTACTACCGGATCTTCTACATATTCCAAAACTTCGGCGCGAAATTTTTTGTCAGTTAGAATACGAGTAATATCCAGCATGGTTGCTTGCGGATAATCAAGTAGAGCCAGCAAGCTGTAGCGCAAAATATATTCCAGCCGTGGCCCCCAAGATTCAAACATTCTTTTAAGTACACCGATGAGTTCTGAGGTGGTATGCGTCTTAAGGGACTCATCATACACTTCCATGGGGTTAAAGGCGATAGGGAAGTTTGTATCTGCAGGATTAAAGTAAATTACGTCATTGACGCGCTCTGGCGGAATACGTTTTAAGGTGTTTATAGCATAATCGCCGTGCGGATCAACCACCGCAAAACCGTACGGACTGTAAATATCCGATATAGTTAAGAGCTCGAGCATACCGGACTTACCAACACCGGTTTGACCAATAATGTATATATGACGCCCGCGATCAGACCGCGGCATGCCAAACATTGAATTATGACCGCGAAAATTAGTCACCGCAATCGGGCTAACTTCGTCTCTGTTGTTGTCAGATACCAACGGTAGGTTAGCTGGCGGTTCAGCGGTAGTAGCATTGGCCCACAGTATGTTGGGAGTTTCTACGTTGGTATGCGGCAGGTGATACAGACTAGCTACTTCCTCGATATTACAAATAAAACCAGTACCCTTAAAGGCTCGTCGTTTGTACAGATCTATCATTTTTTGATCGGCACTTAGGTAACTTTGTTTAAAGCCGTTAAGATAGGTCGTATTAAATTGCTTAAAGCTTGCAGTAATCGCCTGGAAGCGCATTTTTGCCTGGCTGGTTGTCCCGTGGCCGCGATACACTACTCGCAAAGCAACGTCGTATGCCAGTTTCTGGCTCTTTTCTTCAGCCGCACTTGCTTTGGTAGTCTCATGCTCGGCTAGTTTGGCTGCCTGTCCGCCAGCTTTCGCCTCTGGGGGCGCCCACAAAGCAGAGGCTATTCCTGATGAGCCGCCACTAGCACCCTTGTTGCGAATACCGCCGGCAAACTTTTCACTTTTTTTATGCCAAGTCTCCGAGGCGGGTCTTAACACTACTTGCAGCCATGCTTCTTCATCTTCGTCGAATTGGGCTAAGGCAGCTGTAATTGCTGCTAAGGGGTCTACCTCAAAACTCGGAAAGGTTTTAATCGGCAGCGCAGAGTTTGCAGATAGTTTTAATTCACCAACCAACTGGGCGGTAAAGTGAGCACCATCATCTTTAGAATAATCTTCAACTTCAGATATATGAACCGTTGGGTACTGTGCGTAAATCTGTTCCTCGACAAAGCTTTTTAGGTGATCAGGCACCCAAACATAAAAACCGATTCGCTTGGCTTTTACTGCAATTTCAAAACTAACTCGTTCGTGTACCGGCTTTTTAAACAAGCTTTTTTGCGCCGATGTTAAAAGGCCGTGCAGGCTGGCAAACATCTGCTCGGCTGCCAGCTCTTTCTTCTCGTTTGTTCGAGGCACTTGTAGCAGTAATACTGAACCAACGTTTACAGAAGCAGGGTCTTGCTGTTTCTTCAAAATCATTAAATAAAATTATACGATAATTTACTCTGTTTTTCAAGCATAAGCTTAGTCTCAACAACTTTATTGCGCGTGGCATTTTTCGCCACAACGTATAGTTTATAGTCCTTGTGGTTGTGTGACAAACACTGCTACAATGTAGCCCATCTATGCTAGACGATATCAAGCCGTCGTTACCGACGGATGGTGAAAGGGGGTCGCCCCCTCCTCATCCTCACGACACACAAACACATAACACACACCACAACAGCTTCGACAGTGCCAGTGTAGCTGACGAAAGCGGCAGTATTCCTGTAGCCCAAATTGGGCACATCAGTCACGTATCGTTTAAAGACCGCTTGTTTTCCACGTGGCATAAACTCACAAAAAGAAAGCGTATTCTGCTACTTACTAGCTTAGTCGGACTACTCATCGGTGGCAGTGTGGCTGGATATTTTATATTTATTAAATCTGACCCGCCGCCAGCACCAGTTGTTATTCAAGAGCCCGAACCAGAGCCCGAACCAGAACCGACCACTAAACCATCTCCGCTGACCGGTGTCGAAGTAGCTATTAAACTCGCGGAACTACCAGTGACCGGCATCATGATAGAAAACAGCCCCGAAGCCCGACCTCAATCCGGTCTACGTGATGCCGGTGTAGTGGTTG
This portion of the Candidatus Saccharibacteria bacterium genome encodes:
- a CDS encoding type IV secretion system DNA-binding domain-containing protein; this encodes MILKKQQDPASVNVGSVLLLQVPRTNEKKELAAEQMFASLHGLLTSAQKSLFKKPVHERVSFEIAVKAKRIGFYVWVPDHLKSFVEEQIYAQYPTVHISEVEDYSKDDGAHFTAQLVGELKLSANSALPIKTFPSFEVDPLAAITAALAQFDEDEEAWLQVVLRPASETWHKKSEKFAGGIRNKGASGGSSGIASALWAPPEAKAGGQAAKLAEHETTKASAAEEKSQKLAYDVALRVVYRGHGTTSQAKMRFQAITASFKQFNTTYLNGFKQSYLSADQKMIDLYKRRAFKGTGFICNIEEVASLYHLPHTNVETPNILWANATTAEPPANLPLVSDNNRDEVSPIAVTNFRGHNSMFGMPRSDRGRHIYIIGQTGVGKSGMLELLTISDIYSPYGFAVVDPHGDYAINTLKRIPPERVNDVIYFNPADTNFPIAFNPMEVYDESLKTHTTSELIGVLKRMFESWGPRLEYILRYSLLALLDYPQATMLDITRILTDKKFRAEVLEYVEDPVVRNFWLVEFASWNDKFAAEAVAPVLNKVGAFTANPIVRNIIGQPKSSFSIRKIMDERKILIVNLSRGLIGEDNASLLGALLVTKIQMAAMSRADVSLDERLPFYLYVDEFQNFATDSFATILSEARKYGLNLTVANQYIAQMSLSVKDAVFGNVGSIIGFRMSADDARIMQRYFEPKFLEYDLVHMHNRHFALSMTIDGEKAQAFSATTLNLPDYGDDYSSAIIDNSRKQFAVDRDEIEIFVKDRYLTTEQQKAAAKKAGAPPKPPTPSLEKPEMKEASEGSTKPKAPLSKEDLNKRLAKVATGLKDAPQTDKNTNDTEEKPKKKRRRRRKRKNKDGAQSSPPDGTSNPNDKPQPPEDETVIHLR